In Agromyces sp. G08B096, a genomic segment contains:
- a CDS encoding adenylosuccinate synthase: protein MPGVVLVGAQWGDEGKGKATDLLGSRLDYVVKFNGGNNAGHTVVVGDEKYALHLLPSGILTPGVTPVIANGVVVDIEVLFEELEGLEARGVDVSKLKVSANAHVITQYHRTLDKVTERFLGKRQIGTTGRGIGPTYADKINRVGIRMQDLFDENILRQKVEGALDQKNHLLVKVYNRRAIGVDEIVDDLLSYVDRLRPMVDDTSLLLHQALDRGETVLFEGGQATMLDVDHGTYPFVTSSNATSGGAITGSGVAPNRIDRVIAVVKAYTTRVGAGPFPTELFDQWGDFLTEQGHEFGTTTGRRRRTGWYDAPIARYASRINGVTDFVLTKLDVLTGIDRIPVCVAYDVDGRIMEEVPVSQSDFHHAKPVYEEFPGWTEDISGARSFEDLPANAQSYVRELEAMSGSRISAIGVGPERDAIVQLHDLLD from the coding sequence ATGCCCGGAGTCGTACTGGTCGGAGCGCAGTGGGGAGACGAGGGCAAGGGCAAGGCGACCGACCTGCTCGGGTCGCGCCTCGACTACGTGGTGAAGTTCAACGGCGGCAACAACGCCGGCCACACCGTCGTCGTCGGCGATGAGAAGTACGCGCTGCACCTGCTGCCGTCCGGCATCCTGACCCCCGGGGTCACGCCGGTCATCGCCAACGGTGTGGTCGTCGACATCGAGGTGCTCTTCGAGGAGCTCGAGGGCCTCGAAGCGCGCGGCGTGGATGTCTCCAAGCTCAAGGTCTCGGCCAACGCCCACGTCATCACCCAGTACCACCGCACGCTCGACAAGGTGACCGAGCGCTTCCTCGGCAAGCGCCAGATCGGCACGACCGGCCGCGGCATCGGCCCGACCTACGCCGACAAGATCAACCGCGTCGGCATCCGCATGCAAGACCTGTTCGACGAGAACATCCTGCGCCAGAAGGTCGAGGGCGCCCTCGACCAGAAGAACCACCTGCTGGTGAAGGTCTACAACCGCCGGGCGATCGGCGTCGACGAGATCGTCGACGACCTGCTGTCCTACGTCGACCGGCTGCGGCCCATGGTCGACGACACCTCGCTCCTGCTCCACCAGGCGCTCGACCGCGGCGAGACCGTGCTGTTCGAGGGCGGCCAGGCCACCATGCTCGACGTCGACCACGGCACCTACCCGTTCGTGACCTCGTCGAACGCGACCTCGGGCGGGGCGATCACCGGGTCGGGCGTCGCGCCGAACCGCATCGACCGCGTCATCGCCGTCGTGAAGGCGTACACGACCCGGGTCGGCGCGGGGCCGTTCCCGACCGAGCTGTTCGACCAGTGGGGCGACTTCCTCACCGAGCAGGGGCACGAGTTCGGCACCACGACCGGTCGCCGTCGTCGCACCGGCTGGTACGACGCGCCCATCGCCCGGTACGCAAGCCGCATCAACGGCGTCACCGACTTCGTGCTCACCAAGCTCGACGTGCTGACCGGCATCGACCGCATCCCCGTCTGCGTCGCCTACGACGTCGACGGCCGGATCATGGAGGAGGTCCCGGTCTCGCAGTCCGACTTCCACCACGCGAAGCCCGTCTACGAGGAGTTCCCGGGCTGGACCGAGGACATCTCAGGGGCCCGCTCCTTCGAAGACCTGCCGGCGAACGCGCAGAGCTACGTGCGCGAGCTCGAGGCGATGTCGGGGTCGCGCATCTCCGCGATCGGCGTCGGCCCCGAGCGCGACGCCATCGTGCAGCTGCACGACCTGCTCGACTGA
- a CDS encoding DUF3151 family protein has product MTPDESAAETEASLADEPEVRQAIAEGDRGDMRAVVTEHPSSPLAWTELADSADSAGRALEAYAFSTVAAELAREQLAAAGWQPGSPVPWADEPNRAYLRALDAQRRSAEALGLPDRAARAADELAAADSEAPARIASEFTPTQILSLADLEAAAGRSGETSAITGDPIAAPDTADAAGED; this is encoded by the coding sequence GTGACTCCTGACGAATCAGCAGCCGAGACCGAGGCGTCACTCGCTGACGAGCCCGAGGTCCGCCAGGCCATCGCCGAAGGCGATCGCGGCGACATGCGCGCCGTCGTGACGGAGCATCCCTCCTCACCGCTCGCGTGGACCGAGCTCGCGGATTCGGCCGACTCGGCCGGGCGCGCACTCGAGGCCTACGCCTTCTCGACCGTCGCCGCCGAGCTCGCCCGCGAGCAGCTCGCCGCGGCCGGCTGGCAGCCCGGCTCGCCCGTGCCGTGGGCCGACGAGCCGAACCGCGCCTATCTCCGCGCGCTCGACGCGCAACGGCGATCCGCCGAGGCGCTCGGCCTGCCCGACCGCGCCGCGCGGGCGGCCGACGAGCTCGCCGCCGCCGACTCCGAGGCGCCCGCCCGCATCGCGAGCGAGTTCACGCCGACGCAGATCCTGTCCCTCGCCGACCTCGAGGCCGCCGCAGGCCGCAGCGGCGAGACATCCGCCATCACCGGCGACCCGATCGCCGCACCCGACACGGCGGACGCCGCCGGAGAGGACTGA
- a CDS encoding DUF485 domain-containing protein, whose protein sequence is MTEGPGGHPPQRVRVTAPRPGAPASAATGPTPGPVARRAATDVQGVYVRSLIRSQLRLALVCAAAFAVATVLFVLAIVLTPALDEAFVAGVPVSWLLLGFGVYPLALTIGGLYVRAASRNEARYRSLVEDS, encoded by the coding sequence GTGACGGAGGGGCCCGGGGGGCACCCGCCTCAGCGCGTCCGGGTCACCGCTCCGCGCCCCGGCGCGCCGGCATCCGCCGCCACGGGCCCGACCCCCGGCCCCGTCGCCCGCCGGGCGGCGACCGACGTGCAGGGCGTCTACGTGCGCTCCCTCATCCGCTCGCAGCTGCGGCTCGCGCTGGTCTGCGCGGCCGCATTCGCGGTCGCGACCGTGCTCTTCGTGCTCGCGATCGTCCTGACCCCGGCGCTCGACGAGGCGTTCGTCGCCGGCGTGCCGGTGTCGTGGCTGCTGCTCGGGTTCGGCGTGTACCCGCTCGCCCTGACCATCGGCGGCCTGTACGTGCGCGCCGCCTCGCGCAACGAGGCGCGGTACCGCTCCCTCGTGGAGGACTCGTGA
- a CDS encoding sulfite exporter TauE/SafE family protein: MLIAVAASVLTGAFAQRITGMGFALIASPILVVLLGPFDGVIVVNLCAVLSSLLILPRVRRDVEWRRFVWLVVPALVGSTAGVIVAARLPGPALQVGVGALVLVALTVTLAISRTSTPATGPAPAIVAGAASGLMNATAGVGGPALSVYAVASRWWQTGFAATAQPYFVAIGTAALVGKFAATGWAPPALDPGAWPWLLAALVTGLLIGELLAPRVPHRAARVAVITIAYLGGAAALIDGAMELTAA, encoded by the coding sequence ATGCTCATCGCCGTGGCCGCCTCGGTGCTCACCGGCGCGTTCGCGCAGCGGATCACCGGCATGGGGTTCGCACTCATCGCCTCGCCGATCCTCGTCGTGCTGCTCGGCCCGTTCGACGGCGTCATCGTGGTGAACCTCTGCGCGGTGCTGTCCTCGCTCCTCATCCTCCCGCGGGTCCGGCGCGACGTGGAGTGGCGGCGCTTCGTCTGGCTCGTCGTGCCCGCCCTCGTCGGCAGCACGGCCGGTGTGATCGTCGCAGCCCGCCTTCCCGGCCCGGCGCTCCAGGTCGGCGTCGGCGCGCTCGTGCTCGTCGCGCTCACCGTCACGCTCGCGATCTCCCGCACGTCGACCCCCGCGACCGGCCCGGCCCCGGCGATCGTCGCGGGCGCGGCATCCGGTCTGATGAACGCGACCGCCGGGGTCGGCGGGCCGGCGCTCAGCGTCTACGCGGTCGCGAGCCGGTGGTGGCAGACCGGCTTCGCGGCGACGGCACAGCCGTACTTCGTGGCCATCGGCACGGCCGCGCTGGTCGGGAAGTTCGCCGCGACCGGCTGGGCCCCGCCCGCCCTCGATCCCGGCGCGTGGCCATGGCTGCTCGCCGCGCTCGTCACTGGGCTCCTCATCGGGGAGCTCCTCGCCCCCAGGGTGCCGCACCGCGCAGCCAGGGTCGCGGTCATCACCATCGCCTATCTCGGCGGGGCCGCCGCCCTCATCGACGGCGCGATGGAGCTGACGGCCGCCTGA
- a CDS encoding MFS transporter: MSTTAPPRRGLGLALIAAAQFVVIMDTSIIGVALPDIARDLGFTPESLSWVFNAYVIAFGGLLLLGGRLADLLGARRVFTAGWVVLGAGSLLAGAAGDAWAEILGRAVQGAGAALIAPAALSLLMALFGGTPELPKAFAVYGAAAPIGGTVGVFLGGVLTEAASWPWVFYVTIPIAALVLALTPAALPRLAGSRGRLDLGGALTATAGLGLLVWGIVRAPEVGWGSAETIGGIAVGAVLLAAFLLIQARSRQPLLRLGLFRAPSLGAANLAQLLLGAAWVPMWFFLNLYLQHVLGAGAFAAGAALLPMTALIVLGMTLVAPRLLARFGTAPLVVTGFVLLAAGLGWLALARPDGTYLADVLPASLVAAAGMALAFVPSLGTAISAAPPAEAGVASGLVNTSYQVGSAVGLAVLTAVSAGAAAGSTGPEASVLTSGYTAAFAGAAVVALVGAVAALALVRRRQSAATDPAGERVGDEERMPS, from the coding sequence ATGTCGACAACGGCACCACCCAGACGAGGCCTCGGACTCGCCCTCATCGCCGCAGCCCAGTTCGTCGTGATCATGGACACGTCGATCATCGGCGTGGCCCTGCCCGACATCGCCCGCGACCTCGGCTTCACGCCCGAGTCGCTGTCGTGGGTCTTCAACGCCTACGTCATCGCCTTCGGCGGGCTGCTCCTGCTCGGCGGCCGCCTCGCCGACCTGCTCGGCGCACGCCGGGTCTTCACCGCCGGCTGGGTGGTGCTCGGAGCCGGCTCCCTGCTCGCCGGAGCGGCCGGCGACGCCTGGGCCGAGATCCTCGGCCGCGCCGTACAGGGCGCGGGCGCCGCGCTCATCGCGCCCGCCGCGCTCTCGCTGCTCATGGCGCTGTTCGGCGGAACACCCGAACTGCCGAAGGCCTTCGCCGTCTACGGTGCGGCGGCACCCATCGGCGGCACCGTCGGCGTGTTCCTCGGCGGCGTGCTCACCGAGGCGGCCAGCTGGCCGTGGGTGTTCTACGTCACCATCCCCATCGCCGCCCTCGTGCTCGCGCTCACCCCCGCCGCCCTCCCACGGCTCGCCGGCTCGCGCGGCCGCCTCGATCTCGGCGGCGCCCTCACCGCGACTGCGGGGCTCGGCCTGCTCGTCTGGGGCATCGTGCGCGCACCCGAGGTCGGCTGGGGCTCCGCGGAGACCATCGGCGGCATCGCGGTCGGCGCCGTACTGCTCGCCGCGTTCCTGCTGATCCAGGCACGGTCGCGCCAGCCGCTGCTGCGACTCGGCCTGTTCCGCGCCCCCTCCCTCGGAGCCGCGAACCTCGCGCAGCTGCTGCTCGGTGCCGCCTGGGTGCCGATGTGGTTCTTCCTGAACCTCTACCTCCAGCACGTGCTGGGGGCGGGCGCCTTCGCCGCCGGCGCGGCGCTGCTACCCATGACCGCACTCATCGTGCTCGGCATGACGCTCGTCGCACCACGCCTGCTCGCGCGATTCGGCACGGCGCCGCTCGTCGTCACCGGGTTCGTGCTGCTCGCCGCGGGGCTCGGCTGGCTCGCGCTCGCCCGACCCGACGGCACCTATCTCGCCGACGTACTGCCGGCATCGCTCGTCGCCGCGGCCGGCATGGCGCTCGCATTCGTGCCCTCCCTCGGCACCGCGATCTCCGCGGCTCCGCCCGCCGAAGCGGGAGTCGCATCCGGGCTCGTCAACACGAGCTACCAGGTGGGCTCCGCGGTCGGGCTCGCCGTGCTCACCGCGGTCTCCGCCGGCGCGGCCGCCGGATCGACCGGCCCCGAGGCATCCGTGCTCACCTCCGGGTACACGGCGGCCTTCGCCGGCGCGGCCGTCGTCGCACTCGTCGGCGCCGTCGCGGCGCTCGCCCTCGTCCGCCGCCGGCAGTCCGCAGCCACGGACCCGGCCGGCGAGCGGGTCGGCGACGAGGAGCGGATGCCCTCCTGA
- a CDS encoding cation acetate symporter: MNAAIGYAAIIAVAVASALIGFYGLRVSRTTSDFYVASRTVRPWWNASAIGGEYLSAASFLGVAGLILLTGTGGVWFPIGYTAGYLMLLLFVAAPLRRSGAYTIPDFTEARLDSVAVRRVTSLLVIIVGWFYIVPQLQGAALTVRITTGLPSWAGSVAVAVLVAAVVAAGGMRSITFVQAFQFWLKLTALAVPVVAVLLVLGGGTTEAALSPAEAFPPSAGPGGLDWYRTVSLMVALLLGTLGLPHVLVRFYTNPDGPAARRTTVIVLGLLSVFYLFPTAFGLLGRAFAPDLAVPGEADALILVLPDRLVPGPLGQVLTALVIAGAFAAFLSTSSGLVVSLAGVISQDLLGGSVRGFRVAALVSSLVPLAVALATESSGLAGSVGLVFAFTASTLCPVLLLGIWWRGLTARGAISGMLTGAVLSGAAILGGPVIGAWLPAVRPFLEQPAAWTVPLAVAVTVLVSRGDHRAVPRGTDAFLRRLHVPEDAR; the protein is encoded by the coding sequence GTGAACGCCGCGATCGGCTACGCCGCGATCATCGCCGTGGCCGTGGCATCCGCCCTCATCGGCTTCTACGGCCTGCGCGTCTCACGCACGACGAGCGACTTCTACGTCGCGAGCCGCACCGTGCGGCCGTGGTGGAACGCCTCGGCCATCGGCGGCGAGTACCTCTCCGCGGCCTCCTTCCTCGGCGTCGCGGGACTCATCCTGCTGACCGGCACGGGCGGCGTCTGGTTCCCCATCGGGTACACCGCCGGGTACCTCATGCTGCTGCTGTTCGTGGCAGCTCCGCTCCGCCGCTCCGGCGCGTACACGATCCCCGACTTCACCGAGGCGCGTCTCGACTCGGTCGCGGTGCGGCGGGTGACGAGCCTGCTCGTCATCATCGTCGGCTGGTTCTACATCGTGCCCCAGCTGCAGGGCGCGGCCCTCACCGTGCGCATCACGACGGGGCTGCCCTCGTGGGCCGGCTCGGTCGCGGTCGCGGTGCTCGTGGCGGCGGTCGTGGCCGCAGGCGGCATGCGCTCGATCACCTTCGTGCAGGCCTTCCAGTTCTGGCTGAAGCTCACCGCGCTCGCGGTGCCCGTCGTGGCCGTGCTGCTCGTGCTCGGCGGCGGCACCACGGAGGCGGCGCTCAGCCCGGCCGAGGCCTTCCCGCCGTCCGCGGGGCCCGGCGGGCTCGACTGGTACCGCACGGTGTCGCTCATGGTCGCGCTGCTGCTCGGCACCCTCGGCCTGCCGCACGTGCTGGTCCGCTTCTACACGAACCCCGACGGCCCGGCGGCGCGGCGGACGACCGTGATCGTGCTCGGCCTGCTGTCGGTCTTCTACCTCTTCCCCACGGCCTTCGGCCTGCTCGGTCGCGCGTTCGCGCCCGACCTCGCGGTTCCGGGCGAGGCCGACGCGCTGATCCTGGTGCTGCCCGACCGGCTCGTCCCCGGCCCGCTCGGCCAGGTGCTCACCGCCCTCGTCATCGCGGGGGCCTTCGCGGCGTTCCTCTCGACGTCGTCGGGCCTCGTCGTCTCGCTCGCGGGCGTCATCAGCCAGGATCTGCTGGGCGGCAGCGTCCGCGGCTTCCGGGTGGCGGCCCTCGTGTCCTCCCTCGTGCCACTCGCGGTGGCGCTCGCGACCGAGTCGTCGGGTCTCGCCGGCAGCGTCGGCCTCGTGTTCGCGTTCACCGCTTCCACGCTCTGCCCGGTGCTGCTGCTCGGCATCTGGTGGCGCGGACTCACCGCACGCGGTGCGATCTCCGGCATGCTCACGGGCGCCGTGCTCTCAGGCGCCGCGATCCTCGGCGGGCCGGTCATCGGCGCCTGGCTGCCCGCCGTGCGCCCGTTCCTGGAGCAGCCCGCGGCGTGGACCGTCCCGCTCGCCGTCGCCGTGACGGTGCTCGTCTCACGCGGCGACCACCGAGCGGTGCCGCGCGGAACCGACGCCTTCCTCCGCCGCCTGCACGTGCCCGAGGACGCGCGCTGA
- a CDS encoding GNAT family protein, with amino-acid sequence MTATLPETDVLVGRHLRLTPLTPADFAELHAAIGRPEVFAGGYGGGPAGLPADLEGFERFAARYYRFGDDARPWAIRLATGPDAGRLVGTSTLGDLDLPNEGAHLGWTAYDPRVWGTVVNAEAKRLLLGLAFDHGFERVRIQADAVNARSRAAIAKLGAVFEGVLRHHLRRADGSWRDTAMYSILAAEWPGVRDGLDARIAAWGDREVRLEA; translated from the coding sequence GTGACCGCCACCCTCCCCGAGACCGACGTGCTCGTCGGCCGCCACCTCCGCCTCACTCCCCTCACCCCGGCCGACTTCGCCGAGCTGCACGCCGCGATCGGCCGGCCCGAGGTCTTCGCCGGTGGATATGGCGGTGGACCTGCCGGACTGCCGGCCGATCTCGAGGGCTTCGAACGCTTCGCCGCCAGGTACTACCGCTTCGGCGACGACGCCCGGCCGTGGGCCATCCGGCTCGCGACCGGCCCGGATGCCGGGCGGCTCGTCGGCACGAGCACCCTCGGCGACCTCGATCTGCCGAACGAGGGCGCGCACCTCGGCTGGACGGCGTACGACCCGCGCGTCTGGGGCACCGTGGTGAACGCGGAGGCGAAGCGGCTGCTGCTCGGGCTCGCCTTCGACCACGGCTTCGAACGCGTGCGGATCCAGGCCGACGCCGTCAACGCCCGGTCGCGTGCCGCGATCGCCAAGCTCGGCGCCGTGTTCGAGGGCGTGCTGCGTCATCATCTGCGCCGCGCCGACGGCAGCTGGCGCGACACCGCGATGTACTCGATCCTCGCGGCGGAGTGGCCGGGCGTCCGCGACGGCCTCGATGCGCGCATCGCGGCGTGGGGCGACCGGGAAGTGCGCCTCGAGGCGTAG